The Brachyspira hyodysenteriae ATCC 27164 genome includes a window with the following:
- a CDS encoding NAD(P)/FAD-dependent oxidoreductase — protein MYDILIIGAGVSGTSSARELSRYKANICVVERGEDVCSGTSKSNSGIVHAGFDAANGSLMAKLNVLGNKMMPKIAEDLDVPFKQNGSLVVCTNEEDMPNLQAIYERGIKNGVEGLQILNREEVHKREPNLNDNVCAALYAPTGGIVDPFILNIAYAENAYANGVEFKFYTEVINIRKLDDGTFEAETNNGVIKAKYIVNAAGVYADKFHNMMSKNKIHITPRRGDYILLDKEVDNLVTSTIFALPTKLGKGILVTPTAHGNIMLGPTAIDIEDKEGLNTTADGLAQIIEKSKMTVKNIPYNKVITSFCGLRPHEDNHEFIIKELEDCEGFFDCAGIESPGLVSSPAIGLMVADIVSKKGNFEKKENFIETRKGITHFNALSNEEKNDLIKENPLYGHIICRCEKVTEGEIIEAIQRPIGAKSLDGVKRRIRAGLGRCQGGFCSPKIIEILARELDVSPLTITKCGKGSEIVIGYDKETL, from the coding sequence ATGTATGATATATTGATTATAGGTGCTGGAGTTTCAGGTACTTCCTCAGCTAGAGAATTATCAAGATACAAAGCTAATATATGCGTTGTTGAAAGAGGAGAAGATGTTTGTTCTGGTACTTCCAAATCTAATAGCGGAATAGTGCATGCAGGTTTTGATGCTGCAAATGGTTCTCTTATGGCTAAATTGAATGTTTTAGGAAATAAGATGATGCCAAAAATAGCAGAAGACCTTGATGTTCCTTTCAAACAGAATGGTTCTTTGGTGGTATGCACTAATGAGGAAGATATGCCTAATTTACAGGCTATATATGAAAGAGGAATAAAAAACGGAGTTGAAGGACTTCAAATATTAAACAGAGAAGAGGTTCATAAAAGAGAGCCTAATTTAAATGATAATGTATGTGCGGCCTTGTATGCCCCTACCGGCGGTATAGTTGATCCTTTTATATTAAATATTGCTTATGCTGAAAATGCTTATGCTAATGGAGTAGAGTTTAAATTTTATACTGAAGTTATCAATATAAGAAAACTTGATGACGGAACTTTTGAGGCTGAAACTAATAATGGAGTTATAAAAGCTAAATATATTGTAAATGCTGCTGGTGTTTATGCAGATAAATTCCATAATATGATGAGTAAAAATAAAATACATATCACTCCTAGAAGAGGAGATTATATTTTACTAGACAAAGAAGTTGATAATCTTGTAACTTCTACGATATTTGCTCTTCCTACAAAATTAGGTAAAGGTATTTTGGTTACTCCTACAGCCCATGGCAATATAATGCTTGGGCCTACTGCAATTGATATAGAAGATAAAGAGGGATTAAACACCACTGCTGACGGACTTGCTCAGATTATAGAAAAATCTAAAATGACAGTAAAAAATATACCTTATAATAAAGTTATTACTTCATTCTGCGGACTTAGACCTCATGAAGATAATCATGAATTTATTATTAAAGAACTTGAAGACTGCGAAGGATTTTTTGATTGTGCCGGTATAGAATCTCCTGGACTTGTTTCTTCTCCTGCTATAGGGCTTATGGTTGCTGATATAGTAAGCAAAAAAGGAAATTTCGAGAAAAAAGAAAACTTTATAGAAACAAGAAAAGGCATTACTCATTTCAATGCCCTTTCTAATGAAGAGAAAAACGACCTTATAAAAGAAAATCCTTTATACGGACATATAATTTGCAGATGTGAAAAGGTTACAGAAGGTGAAATAATAGAAGCTATACAAAGACCAATAGGAGCTAAATCTCTTGACGGAGTAAAAAGAAGGATAAGAGCAGGGCTTGGAAGATGTCAGGGAGGTTTCTGTTCCCCTAAAATAATAGAAATTTTAGCCAGAGAACTTGATGTTTCTCCTTTAACTATTACAAAATGCGGTAAAGGTTCTGAAATAGTTATTGGTTATGACAAGGAAACTTTATAA
- the glpK gene encoding glycerol kinase GlpK has translation MAKYVVAIDQGTTSSRAIVFDYDQNMVSVAQKEFTQIYPHEGWVEHNAAEIWATQFGVLQEAIQIAGVKPEEIAAIGITNQRETTVVWDKNTGEPIYNAIVWQCRRTAPICDELKKKGLDTYIRENTGLVVDAYFSGTKIKWILDNVPGAREKANKGELLFGTIDTWLVWKLTGGKVHVTDYTNASRTMIYNIKELKWDETILKELDIPMSMLPEVKDSSCIYGYAHINGKEVPISGIAGDQQSALFGQAGFNKGDTKNTYGTGSFILMNIGENFILSKNGLITTIAIGYNGKIEYALEGSVFIAGAVIQWVRDELRLLHDAKDTEYFATKVKDTNGVYLVPAFVGLGAPYWDMYARGCLVGITRGVNRSHIIRAAEEAIAYQSKDVIDAMVADSGVKLSSLKVDGGACRDNFLMQFQSDIINTKVLRPQITETTALGAAYLAGLAVGFWKDKDEITNRWKLEREFTPSLSEEERNKKYMGWKKAVERSRGWAL, from the coding sequence ATGGCTAAATATGTAGTGGCAATAGATCAGGGTACAACAAGCAGCAGAGCTATAGTATTTGATTATGATCAAAATATGGTATCAGTTGCTCAAAAAGAGTTTACTCAAATTTATCCCCATGAAGGCTGGGTAGAACATAATGCAGCTGAGATTTGGGCTACTCAATTTGGGGTTTTGCAGGAAGCTATACAGATTGCCGGAGTTAAGCCGGAAGAAATAGCTGCTATTGGTATTACTAACCAAAGAGAAACTACTGTAGTATGGGATAAAAATACAGGAGAGCCTATTTATAATGCTATAGTTTGGCAATGCCGAAGAACAGCTCCTATTTGCGATGAATTAAAGAAAAAAGGTCTTGATACATATATAAGAGAAAATACAGGTTTGGTAGTTGATGCTTATTTCTCCGGCACTAAAATTAAATGGATACTTGATAATGTACCAGGTGCAAGAGAAAAAGCTAATAAAGGCGAACTATTATTCGGTACAATAGATACTTGGCTTGTATGGAAGCTTACAGGCGGTAAAGTGCATGTTACAGATTATACTAATGCATCAAGGACTATGATATATAATATTAAAGAACTTAAATGGGATGAAACCATTTTAAAAGAATTGGACATACCTATGAGTATGCTTCCTGAAGTAAAAGATTCTTCTTGTATTTACGGATATGCTCATATTAATGGAAAAGAAGTTCCTATATCAGGCATAGCAGGAGACCAGCAATCCGCTTTATTCGGACAAGCTGGATTCAATAAGGGAGATACTAAAAATACTTATGGTACAGGAAGCTTCATTCTTATGAATATAGGTGAAAACTTTATATTAAGTAAGAACGGACTAATCACTACTATAGCTATCGGATATAATGGAAAAATAGAATATGCTTTGGAAGGCTCTGTATTTATAGCAGGTGCCGTTATACAATGGGTAAGAGATGAACTAAGACTTCTTCATGATGCTAAAGATACTGAATATTTCGCTACAAAGGTAAAAGATACCAATGGTGTTTATTTAGTACCGGCATTCGTTGGTCTTGGTGCTCCTTATTGGGATATGTATGCTAGAGGATGTTTAGTAGGTATTACTAGAGGAGTTAATAGAAGCCATATAATAAGAGCTGCTGAAGAGGCTATTGCTTATCAAAGTAAAGATGTTATAGATGCTATGGTTGCTGACAGCGGAGTTAAGCTTTCTTCATTAAAAGTTGACGGAGGAGCTTGCCGAGACAATTTCTTAATGCAGTTTCAATCTGATATTATTAATACAAAAGTTCTTCGTCCTCAAATCACTGAAACTACAGCTTTAGGTGCTGCTTATTTAGCTGGGCTTGCTGTTGGATTCTGGAAAGATAAAGATGAAATCACTAACAGATGGAAATTAGAGAGAGAGTTTACTCCTTCTCTTTCTGAAGAAGAAAGAAATAAAAAATATATGGGTTGGAAAAAAGCCGTTGAAAGATCAAGAGGCTGGGCTTTATAA
- a CDS encoding MIP/aquaporin family protein: MYNKRSEFLAELMGSMFIALFGCGVVASVNIGNNGAPINIHIAWGLAVTFGIYASGKISGAHLNPAVTLALATTGRFSWSKVWYYILAQMIGFFIGAAIVFAVYYGKWIEVDPNFENTAGVFATFPAVPGFLYGFIDQVVGTFLLVFLILATGDANNTPAGANLGPIIVGLIIVAIGTSFGFMHGYAINPARDLRPRLFAVAAGFKNNGLTDGSNIWIVPVVGPIVGGVLGAIIYDITVGRIFAKK, translated from the coding sequence ATGTATAATAAAAGATCGGAATTCTTAGCAGAATTAATGGGATCTATGTTTATAGCATTATTTGGATGCGGAGTAGTTGCATCAGTTAATATAGGAAATAATGGTGCTCCTATAAATATACATATAGCTTGGGGACTTGCTGTTACTTTCGGTATATATGCTTCAGGTAAAATAAGCGGTGCTCATTTAAATCCTGCCGTTACACTTGCCCTAGCTACAACAGGAAGATTTTCATGGTCTAAAGTTTGGTATTATATATTAGCTCAAATGATAGGCTTTTTTATAGGGGCTGCTATAGTATTTGCTGTTTATTATGGAAAATGGATAGAAGTTGATCCTAATTTTGAAAATACAGCAGGAGTATTCGCTACATTCCCAGCAGTTCCAGGATTTTTATACGGATTTATAGACCAAGTAGTAGGTACATTTCTTTTGGTATTTTTAATATTAGCTACAGGAGATGCTAACAATACTCCTGCAGGTGCAAATTTAGGACCTATAATAGTTGGTCTTATAATAGTTGCCATAGGCACATCATTCGGTTTTATGCATGGTTATGCTATAAATCCGGCAAGAGATTTAAGACCTAGACTTTTTGCTGTTGCTGCAGGATTCAAAAATAACGGACTTACAGATGGAAGCAATATATGGATAGTACCTGTAGTAGGACCTATAGTAGGCGGAGTATTAGGAGCTATTATTTATGATATTACAGTAGGAAGAATATTTGCTAAAAAATAA
- a CDS encoding rubrerythrin family protein, whose amino-acid sequence MDLKNSKTNENLKAAFIGEAIARCKYMYYAEKAREDGMENLALAYEKASRNEQEHGKLWFERYHGIFSKDENLKDAITGENYEATEMYLNFAKTAKEEGFNDIAILFEHVAKIEEEHKKMFEKYLGGNVESINKWQCGKCGYVHSEATPPKRCPVCEQYRVGGVN is encoded by the coding sequence ATGGATCTAAAAAATTCAAAAACAAATGAGAATTTGAAAGCAGCTTTTATTGGAGAGGCTATAGCTAGGTGCAAATATATGTACTATGCTGAGAAAGCTAGAGAAGATGGAATGGAAAATTTGGCATTGGCTTATGAAAAGGCATCAAGAAATGAGCAGGAACATGGAAAATTATGGTTTGAAAGATATCATGGAATTTTTTCAAAAGATGAAAATTTAAAAGATGCTATTACAGGCGAAAATTATGAAGCTACAGAAATGTATTTAAACTTTGCTAAAACTGCCAAAGAGGAAGGTTTTAATGATATAGCCATACTTTTTGAGCATGTAGCTAAAATAGAAGAAGAACATAAAAAAATGTTTGAAAAATATTTAGGAGGAAATGTTGAAAGCATAAATAAATGGCAATGCGGAAAATGCGGTTATGTTCATAGTGAAGCTACTCCTCCAAAAAGATGCCCTGTATGCGAACAGTATAGAGTTGGCGGAGTCAATTAA
- a CDS encoding MFS transporter, which translates to MSNNNDENVISSSTSENRLLAIISLVLLSFALGTSEFIVIGVLTEIAEGFNITEVKAGGLVSMFALAYSVCTPFSAAIAGKFNRFHFIIFAGILFIVGNFLCSLASNYTFLLIVRMFIAIISGALISVSISFSPYISTKDKRPMVVAWIYSGFSIASIFGVPIGTSISYYFGWRASFIFISIFSAVMLILMFITLPKNTPTHKVKLLGQFILFKDARFILSTFTILFGAASSYVLYTYLKPIFLNYIHIPNKYVSAALLVFGVTVLFSNLLSGKLAEHNGVYRLRYVFMMQFLCMIVLPFALLNAVSSSIVILIIGFLMYLMNSPVQLNILDFTEREYPSCLTLASSNNSFSFNFGIALGSFVGSSIFDNFGIRWVGFGGAVLSVLAFLSIVCLYKINNKNDNI; encoded by the coding sequence ATGTCTAATAACAATGATGAAAATGTTATTTCAAGCAGCACTTCAGAAAATAGATTATTAGCTATAATTTCTTTAGTGCTTCTTAGTTTTGCTTTAGGTACAAGTGAGTTTATAGTTATAGGAGTTTTAACAGAGATAGCTGAAGGTTTTAACATTACAGAAGTTAAAGCCGGAGGGCTTGTATCTATGTTTGCCCTAGCCTATTCAGTATGCACACCTTTTTCTGCAGCTATTGCCGGAAAATTCAATAGATTTCATTTTATAATATTTGCAGGCATATTATTTATAGTAGGAAATTTCTTATGCTCATTAGCCTCAAATTATACATTCCTACTTATTGTGAGAATGTTTATAGCTATAATTTCAGGAGCATTAATATCTGTTTCAATATCATTCAGCCCTTATATATCAACAAAAGATAAAAGACCTATGGTTGTAGCCTGGATATATTCAGGATTCAGCATAGCTTCAATATTCGGAGTACCTATAGGAACAAGCATAAGCTATTATTTCGGATGGCGTGCTTCTTTTATATTTATATCTATTTTCAGTGCTGTCATGCTTATTTTAATGTTTATTACTCTTCCTAAAAATACGCCTACTCATAAAGTAAAATTATTAGGACAATTTATACTATTTAAAGATGCTAGATTTATATTAAGTACATTTACAATACTATTCGGAGCGGCCTCTTCCTATGTACTTTATACTTATTTAAAGCCTATTTTCCTTAATTATATTCATATACCTAATAAATATGTAAGTGCAGCATTACTAGTGTTTGGAGTAACAGTTCTTTTCAGTAATCTTCTTTCAGGTAAATTAGCAGAGCATAATGGAGTATACAGATTAAGATATGTATTTATGATGCAGTTTTTATGTATGATAGTTTTGCCTTTTGCACTTCTTAATGCTGTAAGCTCTTCTATTGTAATATTAATCATAGGTTTCTTAATGTACCTAATGAACTCCCCTGTTCAGTTAAATATTTTAGATTTTACAGAAAGAGAATATCCTTCATGCCTTACATTAGCCTCATCAAATAATTCTTTTTCATTCAATTTTGGTATAGCTTTAGGATCATTTGTAGGAAGCAGTATATTTGATAATTTTGGTATAAGATGGGTAGGATTTGGAGGTGCCGTACTTTCTGTACTTGCTTTTCTTTCTATTGTTTGCCTTTATAAAATAAATAATAAAAACGATAATATATAA
- a CDS encoding tetratricopeptide repeat protein, whose protein sequence is MKKSNNNNSLKYLELAKEKQELGEYKEALEYYKKSIEEDPENIESYFGLNLINSYIEMENELKNDDNDCKTNKHIELFNIFNGFLDKR, encoded by the coding sequence ATGAAAAAATCAAACAATAATAATTCATTAAAATATTTAGAATTAGCAAAAGAAAAACAGGAACTTGGCGAATATAAAGAAGCATTGGAATATTATAAAAAATCTATAGAAGAAGATCCTGAAAATATAGAATCTTATTTCGGACTCAATTTAATTAATTCTTATATTGAAATGGAAAATGAATTAAAAAATGATGATAATGATTGTAAAACAAATAAGCATATAGAACTTTTTAATATATTTAATGGTTTTTTAGATAAAAGATAA
- a CDS encoding GDSL-type esterase/lipase family protein: MNIVCLGDSTTYGYMVGRNKVWTKILNDKFAEENKNIKFINKGINGDMISGMLVRFDMDCVKENADTVILMGGVNDIFTCKYLEEIENNFINIINKALENNIDIIAFTPIAFVKEVFTFFESNNIEEFESILKEYVNFINDYTAKNNIKSIDVYNIFVNKILKENNYYDIFFDGVHLNENGHSVFASEIYKELKKYL, translated from the coding sequence ATGAATATAGTTTGTTTAGGAGACAGCACTACTTACGGATATATGGTTGGAAGGAATAAGGTTTGGACTAAAATTCTAAATGATAAATTTGCTGAAGAAAATAAAAATATAAAATTTATAAATAAAGGTATTAACGGAGATATGATTTCCGGAATGCTTGTTCGTTTTGATATGGACTGCGTAAAAGAAAATGCTGATACTGTAATTTTAATGGGCGGAGTCAATGATATATTTACATGCAAATACTTAGAAGAAATAGAAAATAATTTTATAAATATTATAAACAAGGCTTTAGAAAATAATATTGATATAATTGCTTTTACACCTATTGCTTTTGTTAAAGAAGTTTTCACCTTTTTTGAATCTAACAATATAGAAGAATTTGAAAGTATTTTGAAAGAGTATGTCAATTTTATAAATGATTACACTGCTAAAAATAATATAAAAAGCATAGATGTTTATAATATATTCGTAAATAAGATTTTAAAAGAAAATAATTATTATGATATATTCTTTGACGGAGTTCATTTAAATGAGAATGGACATAGTGTATTTGCTTCAGAGATTTATAAAGAATTAAAAAAATATTTATGA
- a CDS encoding DeoR/GlpR family DNA-binding transcription regulator — MSNLGDDLLFAEERRAKIIEYINNNKKATVNELSEYFKVCISTIRNDLKDLETLGKITRTHGGAITKSKSSQELDLEKRTENLEAKKIIAKKALELIDDGDTIILDSGTTIHELAKLMHSKKDLTIITNDLTCVNILEPYGFNIIILGGIVSNGFHWVSGEYTLKMLEGLNADKVFLSAGGFSINRGISIGSLPISYVKEVMIKCSAKSILISDISKYEKYKLAKFADFKDIDIFITDKIDDNVKKAIEELGGEVILA; from the coding sequence ATGTCTAATTTAGGTGATGATTTATTATTTGCTGAAGAAAGAAGAGCAAAAATAATAGAATATATAAACAATAACAAAAAGGCAACTGTTAATGAATTAAGCGAATATTTTAAAGTTTGTATATCTACTATAAGAAATGATTTAAAAGATTTAGAAACATTGGGAAAAATAACAAGAACCCATGGAGGCGCTATAACAAAATCAAAATCATCTCAGGAATTAGATTTAGAAAAAAGAACTGAAAATTTAGAAGCTAAAAAAATAATAGCTAAAAAGGCGTTAGAATTAATAGATGACGGCGATACTATAATACTTGATTCAGGAACTACTATACATGAACTTGCAAAATTAATGCATAGCAAAAAAGATTTAACAATAATAACAAATGATTTAACTTGCGTTAATATATTAGAGCCTTACGGATTTAATATAATTATTTTAGGCGGTATTGTAAGCAATGGTTTTCATTGGGTAAGCGGAGAATACACTTTAAAAATGCTTGAGGGACTCAATGCAGATAAAGTATTTTTATCTGCAGGAGGTTTTTCTATAAACAGAGGTATTTCAATAGGTTCTCTTCCTATATCGTATGTAAAAGAAGTTATGATAAAATGCTCGGCAAAATCCATATTAATATCAGATATATCAAAATATGAGAAATACAAATTAGCAAAATTTGCAGATTTTAAAGATATAGATATATTTATAACTGATAAAATAGATGATAATGTAAAAAAAGCAATAGAAGAATTAGGCGGAGAGGTTATTTTAGCCTGA
- a CDS encoding aldo/keto reductase, translating to MSNFNSLKDTFTLNNGYKIPCIGFGTWQTPDGETAINSVIEAIKSGYKHIDTAAVYGNEKSIGKAIKESGINRNELFVTSKVWNKDRGYKTTLAAFEKTLNDLQLDYLDLYLIHWPASVNKFNDWDNINLETWKAMTELYKSGKIKSIGVSNFMPHHLKSLMETEIKPMVNQIEFHPGFMQEETFKYCNDNNILVEAWSPLGTGKMLNNETLKSIASKYNKSAAQLCIRWCLQNNTLPLPKSVTASRIKENTEIFDFVISDEDMKTINAMEYFGGSGHHPDKVNF from the coding sequence ATGAGTAATTTTAATAGTTTAAAAGATACTTTTACTTTAAATAATGGTTATAAAATTCCTTGTATAGGTTTCGGTACTTGGCAGACTCCTGATGGGGAAACTGCAATAAACTCTGTAATAGAAGCTATAAAATCAGGTTACAAACATATTGATACAGCTGCTGTTTATGGAAACGAAAAGAGTATAGGAAAGGCTATTAAAGAAAGCGGCATAAATAGAAATGAACTTTTTGTAACTAGTAAGGTTTGGAATAAAGACAGAGGATATAAAACAACATTAGCTGCTTTTGAAAAAACTCTTAATGATTTACAGCTTGATTATTTGGATTTATATCTTATTCATTGGCCTGCATCAGTAAATAAATTCAATGATTGGGATAATATAAATTTAGAAACTTGGAAAGCTATGACAGAACTTTATAAATCAGGTAAAATAAAATCAATAGGTGTTTCAAACTTTATGCCTCATCATTTGAAATCATTAATGGAAACAGAAATTAAGCCTATGGTTAATCAAATAGAGTTTCACCCTGGTTTTATGCAGGAAGAAACTTTTAAATACTGTAATGATAATAATATATTAGTTGAGGCTTGGAGTCCTCTTGGTACTGGTAAGATGCTTAATAATGAAACATTAAAAAGCATTGCTTCTAAATATAATAAATCTGCAGCTCAGCTTTGTATAAGATGGTGCTTACAAAATAATACTTTACCTTTGCCTAAGTCAGTAACAGCTTCACGTATAAAGGAAAATACAGAAATTTTTGATTTTGTTATAAGCGATGAAGATATGAAAACAATTAATGCTATGGAATATTTCGGAGGTTCAGGACATCATCCGGATAAAGTTAATTTTTAA
- the fsa gene encoding fructose-6-phosphate aldolase — protein sequence MKFFIDTANVDEIKKANDMGVICGVTTNPSLIAKEGRDFKKTIEEITTIVDGPISGEVKATTVKAEDMIAEAREIAKIHKNMVVKIPMTVEGLKAVKVLSKEGIKTNVTLIFSANQALLAARAGATYVSPFIGRLDDISMDGLELIRTISEIFATHAIETEIISASVRHPIHVTECALAGADIATVPYSVIEQMTKHPLTDQGIEKFKKDYEAVFGK from the coding sequence ATGAAATTTTTTATAGATACAGCAAATGTTGATGAAATCAAAAAAGCTAATGATATGGGTGTTATTTGCGGAGTTACTACAAACCCATCTTTGATAGCTAAAGAAGGAAGAGATTTCAAAAAAACTATAGAAGAAATTACTACTATAGTAGATGGTCCTATATCAGGAGAGGTTAAAGCTACTACTGTTAAAGCTGAAGATATGATAGCAGAGGCAAGAGAAATAGCTAAAATACATAAAAATATGGTAGTAAAAATTCCTATGACAGTTGAAGGATTAAAAGCTGTAAAAGTATTATCTAAAGAAGGAATCAAAACTAATGTTACTTTAATATTTTCAGCTAATCAGGCATTACTTGCTGCAAGAGCCGGTGCTACTTATGTTTCTCCTTTCATAGGAAGACTTGATGATATATCAATGGACGGACTTGAGCTTATAAGAACTATATCAGAAATTTTTGCTACTCATGCTATAGAAACTGAAATTATTTCTGCAAGCGTAAGACACCCTATTCATGTTACTGAATGTGCATTAGCAGGTGCAGATATTGCTACAGTACCTTATAGTGTTATAGAACAGATGACTAAACATCCATTAACAGATCAAGGTATAGAAAAATTTAAAAAAGATTATGAGGCTGTTTTTGGTAAATAA
- a CDS encoding phage terminase large subunit, whose product MNIKFNILKPFEKWANTEKRLKIAFGGRGGGKSESIARILIAKSFEKSGVILCSREIQKSISYSTYPLLISIIKELNLEKFFNIKINEIINKITNCKFIFLGIRECSIEEIKSIYNVRICFIEEAQTLTQRSYEILEPSIRAEKSEIWIAFNPRFETDFIYKTVSKFNLENQFYTDKNNNKYNYKEYEDNNILITSINYDGNYYFSDILNKSRLSTLKLMPKMYDHIWLGKIKNKQGKIFLYSKLKFYDDDLNDIKEKINSSEHKAVVDPAFGEYNCFTSAIIYAQIGEDIYLIDSGLIRNDTNSTTDESIIKFLSNKNIKKILCESNFAQKELVKRLEKHFEVTPFYVHKNKAERIVNASYIIYDKVYFPKSWQKVPEESDTDKWLKTNNGRGYIALNQLLNFDDSLEGSNIKGNVFSYLDFPDALSSLIQFGIDDIIYEENDNKTNLVDAIFGE is encoded by the coding sequence ATGAATATAAAATTTAACATATTAAAACCTTTTGAAAAATGGGCAAATACTGAAAAGAGATTAAAAATAGCATTCGGAGGACGCGGAGGAGGAAAAAGCGAATCAATAGCAAGAATATTAATAGCTAAAAGTTTTGAAAAAAGCGGTGTAATATTATGCTCAAGAGAAATTCAAAAATCAATTAGTTATTCAACCTACCCTCTTTTAATAAGCATTATAAAAGAACTTAATTTAGAAAAGTTTTTTAATATAAAAATAAATGAAATCATTAATAAAATCACAAACTGCAAATTTATATTTTTAGGAATAAGAGAATGCTCTATTGAAGAAATTAAATCTATTTATAATGTAAGAATATGCTTTATAGAAGAAGCACAAACTCTCACACAGAGAAGTTATGAAATATTAGAGCCTTCAATAAGAGCTGAAAAAAGTGAAATATGGATAGCATTTAATCCTAGATTTGAAACAGATTTCATATATAAAACAGTAAGCAAATTCAATTTAGAAAATCAATTCTATACAGATAAAAATAATAATAAATACAATTATAAAGAGTATGAAGATAATAATATTTTAATTACATCTATAAATTATGACGGCAATTATTATTTTAGTGATATATTAAATAAGTCAAGACTTTCTACTTTAAAACTTATGCCAAAAATGTATGATCATATTTGGCTTGGAAAAATAAAAAATAAACAAGGAAAAATTTTCTTATATTCAAAATTAAAATTCTATGATGATGATTTAAACGATATAAAAGAAAAAATTAATTCTTCAGAACATAAAGCTGTAGTGGATCCTGCATTCGGTGAATATAATTGTTTTACTTCGGCAATAATATATGCGCAGATAGGAGAAGATATTTATTTAATAGATTCAGGACTTATAAGAAATGATACTAATTCCACAACAGATGAAAGCATAATAAAATTTCTATCTAATAAAAATATAAAAAAAATATTATGCGAAAGTAATTTTGCTCAAAAAGAATTAGTCAAAAGATTAGAAAAGCATTTTGAAGTTACTCCGTTTTATGTGCATAAAAATAAGGCAGAGAGAATAGTAAATGCTAGTTATATTATATATGATAAAGTGTATTTTCCAAAAAGCTGGCAGAAAGTACCTGAAGAATCTGATACTGATAAATGGCTTAAAACTAATAATGGAAGAGGATATATAGCACTTAATCAATTATTAAATTTTGATGATTCTCTTGAAGGAAGCAATATCAAAGGAAATGTATTCAGCTATTTAGATTTTCCTGATGCTTTATCAAGTTTAATACAGTTTGGTATAGATGATATTATTTATGAAGAAAATGATAATAAAACGAATTTAGTTGATGCCATTTTCGGAGAATAA